In the genome of Triticum urartu cultivar G1812 chromosome 5, Tu2.1, whole genome shotgun sequence, one region contains:
- the LOC125508927 gene encoding uncharacterized protein LOC125508927, with the protein MSFEDNAMASRITSPSSKAMVSESDLRIINVASNVDHSQANNQASAVLGPVAIFWDIENCPVPSDVRPDDVAGNIRMALRLHPVVNGAVTVLSAYGDFNAFPRRLREGCQRTGVKLVDVPNGRKDAADKAILVDMFLFALDNHPPSSIMLISGDVDFAPALHILGQRGYTIALAIPSSVTVSSALSSAGSFVWDWPSLARGAGSVPPRSLGHRAADPLVCPNSVTPGKFPDIQTEEEAIVYMGTFRNEYGGRTTSNQINCYNSSQVTGESCKAFCTLADGSCGTGTSSRSHHVLGGLNEVPVIDQGFTGEQSWWVRPGDLQGLKGQLIRLFQLSGGSVPLVRVPSEYLKLFGRHLYVAEYGAVKLVHLFEKLAESFVVIGKGQRKMICLRNSGDRNMKKYPSTPIILKNEKRLNATLEEGTSEACQQLSSSSEDLSEDEQNINPDVDGAYVFDSHLYKCRTEVEALLVCYLSCPLPLSHFESLYEQRYKKTLDYQSCGVDGLEELLNKLKDVVELNVDEISNMKFIKAKSPKCSPSKPC; encoded by the coding sequence ATGTCTTTTGAAGATAATGCAATGGCTAGTCGTATCACCTCGCCCTCATCAAAAGCTATGGTATCAGAATCAGATCTTCGGATAATAAATGTTGCATCAAATGTGGATCATTCTCAAGCAAATAACCAGGCAAGTGCAGTCCTCGGTCCAGTGGCTATCTTTTGGGACATTGAGAACTGCCCTGTTCCAAGTGATGTACGGCCAGATGATGTTGCTGGGAATATACGGATGGCATTACGGCTGCATCCTGTTGTTAACGGTGCAGTTACAGTTCTCTCTGCTTATGGAGATTTCAATGCTTTCCCTAGAAGACTCAGGGAGGGATGTCAGAGAACCGGAGTCAAACTTGTCGATGTTCCAAATGGGCGGAAAGATGCTGCTGATAAGGCTATACTGGTAGATATGTTTCTCTTTGCTCTGGACAATCATCCACCGTCATCCATTATGCTTATATCTGGTGATGTGGACTTCGCTCCCGCTCTCCATATACTTGGTCAGCGTGGATACACCATTGCCCTTGCGATTCCATCTTCAGTTACCGTCTCATCGGCTTTGAGCAGTGCTGGGAGTTTCGTGTGGGACTGGCCTAGTCTTGCCCGTGGTGCAGGCAGTGTACCCCCCAGATCCTTAGGGCATCGTGCTGCTGATCCTTTAGTCTGTCCTAACAGTGTAACACCGGGGAAATTTCCTGACATACAGACTGAAGAGGAGGCCATTGTTTATATGGGAACTTTTAGGAATGAATATGGTGGCAGAACAACCAGCAACCAGATTAATTGCTATAACTCTTCACAGGTCACCGGAGAATCATGCAAAGCTTTCTGTACTCTGGCGGATGGCAGTTGTGGCACCGGCACGTCATCGAGGTCACATCATGTATTAGGTGGTTTGAATGAAGTCCCAGTGATAGACCAAGGATTTACAGGCGAACAATCATGGTGGGTTCGTCCCGGTGACCTTCAAGGCTTGAAGGGTCAACTAATAAGGTTATTTCAGTTATCTGGTGGATCTGTTCCACTTGTCCGTGTTCCTTCAGAGTATTTAAAGCTGTTCGGAAGGCACCTGTATGTAGCAGAATATGGAGCTGTAAAACTTGTTCATCTTTTCGAAAAGCTGGCTGAGTCTTTTGTTGTCATAGGGAAGGGTCAGAGGAAGATGATTTGCCTACGCAATTCTGGTGATAGGAACATGAAGAAATATCCAAGCACACCAATAATTTTGAAAAATGAAAAGAGATTGAATGCTACTCTCGAGGAAGGTACTAGTGAAGCATGTCAGCAGTTGAGCAGCTCATCAGAAGATCTCTCAGAGGATGAACAGAATATTAACCCTGACGTAGATGGAGCATATGTGTTTGATAGCCATCTATACAAGTGCAGAACAGAGGTCGAGGCTCTTCTTGTCTGTTACTTGTCGTGCCCTCTTCCACTCTCTCATTTTGAGTCCCTGTATGAGCAACGGTACAAGAAGACTCTCGACTACCAGAGCTGTGGAGTTGATGGTCTGGAGGAACTGCTTAACAAGTTAAAAGATGTTGTCGAATTGAATGTAGATGAGATCAGCAACATGAAGTTCATCAAAGCCAAGTCACCAAAATGTAGTCCCTCAAAGCCATGTTAA